From Bifidobacterium sp. ESL0790, one genomic window encodes:
- a CDS encoding addiction module antidote protein: protein METAMKKPAPTNETFSEFNVSDYLNTKEDAENYLKEVIAEADGIEDEDEATSMIVAALGEVAKAQKKMTSIADRANVGRSSLYKSLKKGANPSFRTVYSALRELFGGASPLLPRQVA, encoded by the coding sequence ATGGAAACAGCAATGAAAAAGCCGGCACCTACAAATGAAACCTTTAGCGAATTCAATGTATCCGATTACTTGAACACGAAAGAAGATGCGGAAAACTATCTGAAAGAAGTCATTGCCGAGGCGGACGGCATCGAGGATGAAGATGAAGCTACGTCAATGATTGTGGCCGCTTTGGGCGAAGTTGCGAAAGCTCAAAAAAAGATGACTTCCATTGCCGATCGAGCCAATGTAGGAAGGTCAAGCCTGTACAAATCTTTGAAAAAAGGTGCCAATCCTTCATTCCGTACGGTTTACAGCGCACTGCGGGAATTGTTTGGTGGCGCAAGCCCGTTACTTCCTCGGCAAGTTGCCTGA
- a CDS encoding type II toxin-antitoxin system RelE/ParE family toxin, whose amino-acid sequence MEILKSATFDDWLAHLRDKPAQRKILAWLTRLGLSDKLIGDCKSIKDGIYEQRFNTGPGYRVYFARNGNQLVLLLVGGDKSSQTRDIDKAKTMWKEWKQQ is encoded by the coding sequence ATGGAAATACTTAAATCAGCTACTTTCGACGATTGGTTGGCCCATCTGCGAGATAAGCCTGCACAACGAAAAATCCTTGCCTGGCTAACACGACTTGGGCTCTCAGATAAATTGATTGGAGACTGCAAATCAATCAAAGATGGCATCTATGAGCAACGCTTTAATACCGGACCCGGATACCGAGTTTATTTTGCCCGCAACGGTAATCAGCTCGTTTTACTTCTGGTAGGCGGGGACAAAAGCTCTCAAACCAGAGACATCGACAAGGCAAAGACCATGTGGAAAGAATGGAAACAGCAATGA